The Chromatiales bacterium 21-64-14 DNA segment ACAGGCGGCAATGATGATGTCCCGCCAGCGCGCCAGACGCTTGCCCCCGCGCGCTTCACTCAGTTGCACTACCCCATGGCGGCAGGCCACCGGTTGAATCCGCCGCACCCCGAGTTCTACCGCCTTCTGCAAACTCCAATCCCAGCGCTCCCCCCGGGTCAGGGGCAAAAAGACCTGAATAGCCAAGGGCGAGAGCGTCACCTGCAAGTGGCGCCCGGCAATCTCCAGCAACGCCACCCCTGAAGACACCCCGACCAGAGTGGCGTGATAAACAGCGCCATCCCCATTAAACAAGGTAAGCGGCTGCTCATTTCGGGCGCGCAACACCTTGAGCAAATGGTGGCTGGGCCCGGCAGGAAGCAAAA contains these protein-coding regions:
- a CDS encoding 16S rRNA (uracil(1498)-N(3))-methyltransferase codes for the protein MPRIHLYADSNLPESGPFLLPAGPSHHLLKVLRARNEQPLTLFNGDGAVYHATLVGVSSGVALLEIAGRHLQVTLSPLAIQVFLPLTRGERWDWSLQKAVELGVRRIQPVACRHGVVQLSEARGGKRLARWRDIIIAACEQSGATTIPELAPPVALEAAWGAVRGAAFVLDPGEGERFAGIAPPGPEITLLSGPEGGLAAEEVAAARVHGFRLLRMGPRILRAETAAIAAIAVAQALWGDL